A portion of the Granulosicoccus antarcticus IMCC3135 genome contains these proteins:
- a CDS encoding glycosyltransferase family 4 protein, translating into MIGSNNAAGREGVDRSGTPAATETPIAAAAIASELDGADAHNTTEADAPFAGLRLLFAVDSRFPGLGGAENQALKLAIALRERGALVEFVTPRVLTSQSLEETFHGFTVKRVDYPHIRWVGSLCLMVWFARYLYLNRHRFDALHIHITHLLAASAGFARRWTGLPVTTKISGFYEFEGGVLDQRRRFMPLNFLIRLGLKQVDFVQTISDQTREKLLDAGFRNEQIKFVPNGIDTSNPPVQPLASDVLTIGYCGRLREVKGVHVLLDAFALLLENNPHQKLQLSIAGSGETSAALLKQADSLGIGENIHWLGLVEETGPFFQNLDIYVQPSFAEGLPNSVMEAMVEQRPVVASDIGGNNDLVEQDVTGLLFPPGDAGMLAEQIQRLIDEPVLRASVALHGRQLIVDRFGFDHVTESLAELYHV; encoded by the coding sequence ATGATTGGTTCCAACAATGCTGCCGGGCGTGAGGGCGTTGACAGGTCCGGCACGCCAGCAGCAACGGAAACTCCAATAGCAGCTGCGGCAATCGCATCAGAGCTTGACGGTGCAGATGCGCACAATACGACAGAGGCTGATGCTCCTTTCGCGGGGTTGCGTCTGTTATTCGCAGTCGATAGTCGTTTTCCCGGGCTCGGTGGTGCCGAGAACCAGGCTTTGAAGCTTGCCATTGCATTGCGAGAACGAGGCGCTCTGGTGGAGTTTGTGACTCCCAGGGTGTTGACGAGTCAGTCGCTGGAAGAAACTTTTCATGGCTTTACCGTCAAGCGCGTCGACTATCCCCATATTCGCTGGGTCGGTTCATTGTGTCTGATGGTGTGGTTTGCACGCTACCTGTACCTCAATCGACATCGCTTCGATGCACTGCATATTCACATTACTCATTTGCTGGCTGCCTCGGCGGGTTTTGCCAGGCGCTGGACCGGCCTTCCAGTGACAACCAAAATTTCAGGCTTCTATGAGTTTGAAGGTGGCGTGCTGGATCAGAGACGGCGCTTCATGCCGCTTAATTTTCTGATTCGCCTGGGCTTGAAGCAGGTGGATTTTGTTCAGACAATCAGTGATCAGACTCGTGAAAAACTTCTGGATGCTGGTTTTCGGAATGAACAAATCAAGTTTGTGCCCAACGGCATTGACACCAGTAATCCGCCTGTACAGCCTCTTGCATCCGATGTGTTGACTATCGGCTATTGCGGCCGTCTGCGAGAAGTGAAGGGCGTACATGTCTTGCTGGATGCCTTTGCGTTGCTACTCGAAAATAATCCACATCAAAAACTGCAGCTATCGATCGCTGGAAGTGGCGAAACGTCGGCGGCATTGCTCAAACAGGCAGACTCCCTTGGAATCGGTGAAAACATTCATTGGCTGGGACTTGTCGAGGAAACCGGTCCGTTCTTTCAGAATCTTGACATCTATGTACAACCATCGTTTGCAGAAGGATTGCCGAACTCTGTCATGGAAGCGATGGTCGAGCAGCGGCCGGTAGTTGCGTCTGATATTGGTGGTAACAATGATCTGGTGGAGCAGGATGTGACCGGTTTGCTGTTTCCGCCGGGAGACGCTGGCATGTTGGCAGAGCAGATTCAACGCCTGATTGATGAGCCAGTCTTACGCGCATCAGTCGCGCTTCATGGGCGCCAGCTAATCGTGGATCGCTTTGGTTTTGATCACGTCACAGAGAGTCTGGCGGAGCTGTATCATGTTTAG
- a CDS encoding XrtA/PEP-CTERM system exopolysaccharide export protein, giving the protein MNTTRAITLLLLTYMLASCATSRGPLSEDERPPEIQASAAPEFRLGTGDVLSVSVWKNPDLSVRVPVRPDGYISVPLVGDVLAGGRTPAEVSKETERKLTKFIRTPKVSVIVEEIPSAEFQNRVRVVGGVAEPKSISHRDGMTVIDLVLEAGGVNEFSSPNSAKLYRTTDGVARVYNVYLTDILSEGILETNYPLVPGDVITIPERRF; this is encoded by the coding sequence ATGAACACTACGCGTGCCATAACGCTCCTTTTATTGACCTATATGCTCGCCAGTTGTGCGACTTCTCGCGGACCTTTGAGCGAAGATGAGCGCCCACCTGAAATTCAGGCAAGTGCTGCGCCAGAATTTCGCCTGGGTACAGGTGATGTACTGAGCGTCAGTGTCTGGAAAAATCCTGACCTTTCGGTCAGAGTTCCGGTTCGGCCTGACGGTTATATATCCGTACCATTGGTTGGCGATGTACTGGCTGGTGGTCGAACACCGGCAGAAGTCTCGAAAGAGACGGAGCGCAAGTTGACCAAATTCATTCGCACACCCAAGGTGTCAGTCATCGTTGAGGAAATACCCAGTGCTGAGTTCCAGAATCGAGTTCGCGTAGTGGGTGGTGTGGCAGAACCCAAATCCATCTCACATCGTGACGGCATGACGGTGATTGATCTTGTTCTGGAAGCTGGTGGAGTGAACGAGTTCTCATCACCCAACTCTGCCAAACTCTATCGTACGACCGATGGTGTAGCACGAGTTTACAACGTTTATCTGACAGATATTCTTTCAGAGGGCATTCTGGAGACCAACTACCCATTGGTACCTGGTGATGTCATCACCATCCCTGAACGACGTTTCTGA
- a CDS encoding glycosyltransferase family 2 protein, producing the protein MTYIFLAATLFCLYTYLGFPLVLHLRANRARVVLGQANNPLPPSEDQLPSVSIIIAAHNEAGNLPGKIASLEALDYPEHLLECIFVSDGSTDDTVDIFSDACESHERWQLYHYGAAAGKPTALNIGVSRARGDIVVFMDARQSVAPAAIRALVNRLQEQSIGVVSGELVLHDDLGREAANVGLYWKYEKWIRDNESHLFSTTGATGALYAIRRADYQPLPADALLDDFDTPISLLKLGKRTVLEPAAQIFDQAEADSSREFKRKVRTLTGNFQSFSRHSWLFDPRINPIWWQFLSHKVFRLLVPYALMLALFASVAGNTPFLSAMLLVQICFYSLGLLGVLGLDTRLTSIIKIFLQLNVAAVIGAWRASQGGGSAVRWKTS; encoded by the coding sequence ATGACTTACATATTTCTGGCTGCTACGTTGTTCTGCCTGTATACCTATCTGGGATTTCCGCTTGTGCTGCATTTACGAGCTAATCGAGCGAGGGTGGTGCTGGGGCAGGCTAATAATCCGCTGCCCCCTTCTGAGGATCAGCTTCCCAGCGTCAGCATTATCATTGCGGCTCATAACGAAGCTGGCAACTTGCCAGGAAAAATTGCCTCTCTGGAAGCCTTGGATTACCCGGAGCATCTGTTGGAATGTATTTTTGTATCGGATGGTTCCACCGACGATACCGTGGATATTTTCAGTGATGCCTGTGAGAGCCACGAGCGGTGGCAACTCTATCACTATGGCGCGGCTGCCGGTAAGCCGACAGCTCTGAACATTGGAGTGTCGCGTGCTCGTGGCGATATCGTTGTATTCATGGACGCGCGTCAATCAGTTGCACCGGCGGCGATACGTGCGCTGGTCAATCGTCTTCAGGAACAGAGCATCGGTGTCGTCAGCGGAGAGTTGGTGTTGCATGATGATCTGGGGCGGGAAGCGGCGAATGTGGGTCTCTACTGGAAATATGAAAAGTGGATTCGCGACAACGAAAGCCACCTGTTTTCGACCACTGGCGCCACGGGGGCTCTTTACGCTATCCGGCGTGCGGATTATCAACCGTTGCCAGCTGATGCTTTGCTGGATGATTTTGATACACCGATCTCGTTGCTAAAACTGGGCAAACGGACCGTGCTGGAGCCGGCTGCACAGATTTTTGATCAAGCCGAAGCAGATTCTTCCAGAGAGTTCAAACGCAAGGTGCGGACACTGACTGGAAATTTTCAGTCATTCTCGCGACACAGCTGGTTGTTCGATCCCCGCATCAATCCGATCTGGTGGCAGTTTCTATCCCACAAGGTGTTCAGGTTGCTCGTGCCCTATGCACTGATGCTGGCCTTGTTTGCCAGTGTGGCTGGCAACACCCCCTTTCTGAGCGCCATGTTGTTAGTGCAAATATGTTTCTACTCTCTGGGTTTACTGGGTGTTCTGGGGTTGGATACGCGCCTCACTAGCATCATCAAGATATTCCTGCAGTTGAACGTTGCAGCGGTTATAGGTGCCTGGCGAGCGTCACAGGGGGGAGGTAGTGCGGTCAGGTGGAAGACATCATGA
- a CDS encoding O-antigen ligase family protein, producing MAFTKSSQHVDDEFSDGLNANGETRAPGAVAADSAEKVSRKGRTRRLWRRGAGESSRVQRKASRYSLRLERKAAEAGDAIAGWPAMEGLIPVLSFLAMPALLVLAITITGGNWPSSILYPIAVGLGLIVGLSALKGVELVVACMIIYLPFSKVFVVPLAPGVNGTNMLILLGLFAAMLRASALRQKLSDWPPGTALVVTFAILSSLSAITITFLPGGRTFFIYNELLSYKAWVDQFIFYFILLMCVRDVESAKRCVVYILIASVLVVLYAVPEMLEKMGRSTIEKSRIGGPQLQSNNFGGFVAYTLLPLVSIFFIYIKDLRAWLLAPYFLLAVKVLITTFSRGAYLAMLLGGFVAGWYKGRGFLALWTALVLCFLLIFPSVIPESIVARMGSLTSEDAGSSAPEEEKLDKSSSTRLVMWRAGAQMILEDPIWGKGFKGFPYLKEDYTEIPVVESDPHSMYLYIGSQMGLPSLALFLLILAYSFNLGRLHSRNKHDRFIKAIGIGGASATACFAVVCIFGSRAVSLNFTANFWAMLVVMQVLKQKMTEAQIAAENVRDPKPPRTNAFIENDSGSRKDRLRKEDKVETAGKEDESFSLFRRKKSRNRTGMRGAAAFQAAEAAIEGSDKDTVDGDSDSPEADKRPRAARRRGAGQRPPGR from the coding sequence ATGGCCTTTACAAAATCCTCTCAGCACGTTGACGACGAGTTCTCCGATGGCCTGAACGCCAACGGAGAAACTCGCGCGCCTGGTGCTGTCGCTGCCGACAGTGCCGAGAAGGTGTCACGCAAAGGTAGAACCAGACGTTTGTGGCGACGTGGGGCTGGCGAGTCTTCTCGCGTGCAACGCAAGGCTTCGCGTTACTCGCTGAGGTTGGAGCGAAAGGCCGCAGAGGCGGGCGATGCCATTGCAGGCTGGCCCGCCATGGAAGGCTTGATACCGGTGCTCAGTTTTCTGGCGATGCCAGCTTTGCTGGTTCTGGCCATAACGATAACCGGTGGTAACTGGCCATCCTCCATCCTTTACCCTATTGCAGTGGGTCTGGGGCTGATTGTTGGATTGAGTGCGCTGAAAGGCGTGGAGCTGGTGGTCGCTTGCATGATCATTTATCTGCCGTTTTCAAAGGTGTTTGTTGTACCTCTGGCTCCCGGAGTCAACGGTACTAACATGCTGATTTTGCTCGGTTTGTTTGCAGCTATGCTGCGAGCCTCGGCGCTGCGACAGAAGCTCAGTGATTGGCCTCCCGGCACCGCACTGGTTGTCACTTTTGCCATTTTGAGTTCACTTTCGGCGATCACGATCACCTTTTTGCCCGGCGGACGTACGTTTTTCATCTACAACGAACTTTTAAGCTACAAGGCCTGGGTCGATCAGTTCATTTTCTACTTCATCTTGTTGATGTGTGTCCGAGATGTAGAGTCTGCCAAGCGATGTGTGGTGTACATACTGATCGCTTCGGTGTTGGTGGTGTTGTATGCGGTGCCGGAAATGCTTGAGAAGATGGGTCGTTCGACTATCGAGAAAAGTCGTATCGGAGGCCCCCAGCTGCAGTCGAACAACTTTGGTGGTTTCGTGGCTTATACCTTATTGCCACTGGTCTCCATCTTTTTCATCTATATCAAGGATCTGCGGGCCTGGTTGTTGGCGCCTTATTTTCTGCTCGCCGTCAAGGTGTTGATTACAACCTTTTCTCGTGGTGCCTATCTGGCAATGTTGCTGGGTGGCTTTGTGGCCGGATGGTACAAGGGACGCGGTTTCCTGGCCCTCTGGACGGCGCTCGTATTGTGTTTCTTGCTGATTTTCCCTAGTGTTATTCCCGAGTCCATCGTTGCTCGTATGGGCAGCCTTACCTCTGAAGATGCTGGCTCGTCGGCGCCTGAAGAGGAAAAACTGGACAAGAGCTCATCGACACGTCTGGTGATGTGGAGAGCGGGTGCCCAGATGATTCTGGAAGACCCTATCTGGGGCAAGGGCTTCAAGGGATTTCCTTACCTGAAAGAGGATTACACCGAAATTCCTGTCGTGGAGAGCGATCCGCACAGCATGTATCTGTATATTGGTTCACAGATGGGGCTGCCCTCACTGGCGCTGTTTCTGCTGATTCTGGCCTACAGTTTCAACCTGGGCCGCTTGCATTCCAGAAACAAACACGACCGGTTCATCAAGGCAATAGGTATCGGAGGTGCATCGGCTACCGCTTGCTTTGCAGTGGTTTGCATTTTTGGCTCGCGCGCCGTTTCACTGAATTTCACAGCCAATTTCTGGGCAATGCTGGTAGTCATGCAGGTGCTCAAGCAGAAAATGACTGAGGCTCAGATTGCGGCGGAAAATGTTCGTGATCCCAAGCCACCTCGTACCAATGCCTTTATCGAGAATGACTCAGGCTCACGCAAGGATCGTCTCAGGAAGGAGGACAAGGTAGAGACGGCGGGGAAGGAGGACGAAAGTTTTAGCCTTTTTCGTCGCAAAAAAAGCCGGAATAGAACAGGTATGCGCGGAGCCGCAGCCTTTCAGGCTGCAGAGGCGGCCATTGAAGGCTCGGACAAAGACACTGTGGATGGTGATTCCGATAGTCCAGAGGCAGACAAAAGGCCACGGGCAGCTCGACGACGTGGTGCCGGACAGCGACCGCCTGGGCGTTAG
- a CDS encoding polysaccharide deacetylase family protein gives MSVVLMYHALYRGEDTTAIDQEDLPYAVSEANFIAQLDLLKAKNVGLFDSDSSVPDIIITFDDGHQSNLDIAAPLLQARGMSAYFFITSNFIDQRSGFMSGEQLRRLAQMPGMSIGSHGVTHQFFDDLTVDESRTELVDSRTHLELLTGMSCQSISFPGGRYNEQTLDLLKAAGYRQWFGSEIGTVSEALCFNSPETPSVDIDEQTLLVQQQQNPISRVAVRRNTTLEEFERMTRPDESYFRRHRRRGQIKLLVRRLLGNRLYHGLYKILSAR, from the coding sequence ATGAGTGTTGTTCTGATGTACCACGCGCTTTATCGAGGCGAGGATACGACTGCGATTGATCAGGAAGATTTGCCCTATGCAGTCAGTGAGGCGAATTTCATCGCCCAGCTAGACCTTCTCAAGGCGAAAAACGTGGGTCTGTTCGATTCAGATTCTTCTGTACCGGACATTATCATTACCTTTGATGATGGCCATCAGAGTAATCTGGATATTGCTGCACCCTTGCTGCAGGCTCGTGGTATGAGTGCCTATTTTTTTATCACCAGCAATTTCATTGATCAGCGATCCGGATTCATGAGTGGCGAGCAGTTGCGTCGATTGGCGCAGATGCCAGGGATGAGTATCGGCAGTCATGGCGTGACGCATCAATTTTTTGACGATCTGACTGTCGATGAATCGCGCACCGAGCTTGTTGACAGTCGCACGCACCTGGAGTTGTTGACCGGCATGAGCTGTCAGTCAATATCGTTCCCCGGTGGCCGATATAATGAGCAAACACTGGATTTGTTGAAGGCGGCAGGATACCGACAATGGTTCGGGTCCGAGATTGGTACAGTAAGCGAGGCGTTGTGTTTCAATTCGCCCGAGACGCCCAGTGTTGATATTGATGAACAGACACTTTTGGTCCAGCAACAGCAAAACCCGATTTCTAGGGTTGCTGTCCGCAGAAATACAACGCTGGAAGAATTTGAACGTATGACCAGGCCTGATGAGAGTTATTTCAGGCGTCACCGGCGGCGTGGCCAGATCAAACTTCTGGTACGACGCTTATTAGGCAACCGGCTCTATCATGGCCTTTACAAAATCCTCTCAGCACGTTGA
- a CDS encoding J domain-containing protein, whose translation MNEQQPRTRDFKLDYTLLELDDRADWEIVRANYRRLVHMWHPDRYAQRPRERIHAQQQFIALTKAYTQLRTFHRVHGRLPFEPIKKSTSDENMTTRNTVKEPNNKNKTSNAADQQQNAETTVEGVESGMLAREANTGAKSEAGTSARAIWMLAGCAIMIATLGVFFIIDRKANQEIIEQGREAIRDAPPSDFMPSASEIRRSEAKGAFVQPTK comes from the coding sequence ATGAACGAACAACAACCCCGTACACGGGATTTCAAGCTCGATTACACTTTGCTGGAACTGGATGATCGCGCGGATTGGGAAATAGTGCGGGCGAATTATCGACGCCTGGTACATATGTGGCATCCTGACCGATATGCGCAGCGCCCACGCGAACGCATACATGCACAGCAACAATTCATTGCACTAACCAAGGCCTATACGCAGCTGCGGACATTCCACAGAGTGCATGGACGGCTTCCATTCGAACCCATCAAGAAAAGCACTTCAGACGAGAACATGACGACCCGCAATACCGTTAAAGAACCCAATAACAAGAATAAAACCAGCAACGCTGCCGATCAGCAACAAAATGCAGAAACGACGGTTGAAGGTGTTGAATCTGGCATGCTCGCACGTGAAGCCAACACTGGCGCCAAGTCTGAAGCAGGCACTTCGGCTCGTGCGATATGGATGCTGGCTGGTTGCGCCATCATGATAGCCACGCTAGGCGTGTTTTTCATTATTGACCGCAAGGCTAATCAGGAAATCATCGAGCAAGGTAGAGAAGCCATTCGCGATGCACCACCTAGCGACTTCATGCCCAGCGCATCTGAAATTCGCAGATCCGAAGCCAAAGGCGCCTTTGTCCAGCCGACAAAATAG
- a CDS encoding oligosaccharide flippase family protein — MVEVGMLRHLRNYATAGIISAVVGLVSFPILTRNLSVADYGVVGLVTSSLTLCIAIGKLGVQHSVIRFFSQIKNGNIGFTVGQMNSTVSMVFFALAAMATALWLFSGFVILPNVLQNDNIASLFSLAAIIVFIRLLGSGVMNFLRAQQRSGVVAIAQSVSRFLNLSLILVLLLLGDLDPWSVISCLLIAELVGVIYTAYHYLPDFEFRMSDVSMKLAKALLMYGLPLMMLESLGLVLRLSDRYLIESIMGVSALGQYSASYNLTAYIDIIILATLIQAVKPAYMQLWESDGRVATQKFLTSGFHLYMVVGIPFIAMFSLTSPHLLSFLAGDKYSPGTVIIPYVAISFWLEGTMHFLAAGLYIFKNTKVLMGWSLVATVINLSLNVLLIPRFGITGAAIVTIISYVIFMAGVGSQAFKHVDFAIKLRIPLQILAASGAVFLVLNPMTFGSDVADFLIKGVLGSSILLALLWFVDAGFRQWLSLNLNKWLRRA; from the coding sequence ATGGTCGAAGTAGGGATGTTGCGTCATTTGAGAAATTACGCAACCGCTGGAATCATTTCTGCGGTTGTTGGCTTGGTGAGTTTCCCAATCCTGACGCGTAATCTGAGTGTGGCGGATTACGGAGTCGTGGGCCTGGTCACATCCAGTCTTACGCTCTGTATTGCCATTGGCAAGCTGGGTGTTCAGCACTCAGTGATTCGATTTTTCTCGCAGATAAAAAACGGCAATATTGGCTTTACGGTTGGTCAGATGAACAGCACCGTCAGTATGGTGTTCTTCGCGTTGGCTGCCATGGCGACTGCTCTGTGGTTGTTCAGTGGCTTTGTCATCCTGCCCAATGTTTTGCAGAACGACAACATTGCCTCATTATTCTCACTGGCTGCCATTATCGTATTCATCCGTTTGCTAGGTAGCGGCGTCATGAATTTTCTGCGTGCCCAGCAGCGAAGTGGGGTCGTTGCCATTGCTCAGAGTGTGTCGCGCTTTCTGAATCTGTCCTTGATCCTGGTGCTGCTGCTACTTGGCGATCTGGATCCGTGGTCGGTGATCAGTTGTTTGTTGATTGCCGAGCTTGTGGGCGTAATATATACGGCATATCACTACCTTCCCGATTTTGAATTCCGCATGTCGGATGTGTCCATGAAGCTGGCCAAGGCACTGCTTATGTATGGTCTGCCGCTGATGATGCTGGAGTCCCTGGGGCTGGTGCTCAGGTTGAGTGATCGATATCTGATCGAATCAATAATGGGTGTCAGCGCTCTGGGGCAATATTCAGCGTCCTATAACCTGACTGCTTATATAGATATTATTATTCTGGCAACTCTGATTCAAGCGGTAAAGCCGGCCTATATGCAGTTGTGGGAGTCGGACGGAAGGGTGGCAACGCAGAAGTTTCTGACCAGTGGTTTTCATCTCTATATGGTTGTTGGTATACCCTTTATTGCCATGTTCTCACTGACCAGTCCGCATTTGCTCAGCTTTCTGGCTGGTGATAAATACAGCCCTGGAACCGTCATCATTCCGTATGTGGCTATCAGTTTCTGGCTCGAGGGCACCATGCACTTTCTGGCTGCCGGTCTTTATATATTCAAGAACACCAAGGTGTTGATGGGCTGGAGCCTGGTTGCCACAGTAATCAACCTGTCGCTGAATGTTCTGTTGATTCCGCGTTTCGGGATAACGGGGGCTGCGATCGTGACGATTATTTCCTATGTGATCTTCATGGCGGGTGTAGGGAGTCAGGCATTCAAACATGTAGATTTTGCGATCAAGTTGCGTATTCCCCTGCAGATTCTGGCAGCAAGCGGTGCTGTATTTCTGGTACTGAATCCGATGACTTTCGGCTCTGATGTTGCAGATTTCCTGATAAAGGGAGTTTTGGGTAGCAGCATTCTGCTGGCGTTACTGTGGTTCGTGGATGCTGGCTTCAGGCAATGGCTGAGTCTCAATCTGAATAAATGGCTGAGGAGAGCCTGA
- a CDS encoding XrtA system polysaccharide chain length determinant: protein MSNITLDEMLPLLSREANARSGTLLSIFIAISLVFLLTGFMWQKKYTSFVQLYVDDSNIVAPIIGTNSTVNRDKANVAKEELFALDILDTVLDTVGFTNANTTPAEREEYREDLTDATNVFNRNNQLLEIDYWHDDPKIAFQTTSLFAELFLQKTMNSSTEETTEAFEFITSQVATYRDKLEDAEGRLESFRSQHPGMSATTEGNVNARIVELQRDLEQTSLIFAQADQRRRTLQAELSSESSTIARDYQIGQTREQIGRLQSEIDVLSLSYTDDYPDIVRLRQQIEDVKAQAQRRSEQTNSQSGGQSVFNVGGNSFTGSSNLSPVYQQLRSDLARTSAEADAQQSRMRQLNVLLTKEKERSTQSSQVERELSQLTRDYEINKKFYEDLLSQQENARLTMTLGAEKQGVLYRIAQPANFPARPNGLRFLHIVVAGIAMASVLPFLYLFVFLKMDPRIRTASAVTDLLQLPLLTTVPHMPSPNEKTPFFSRPAVIISTVIFVCLLYVLVFVIKYTMEASSGGAL from the coding sequence ATGAGTAACATAACTCTTGATGAGATGTTGCCACTGCTTTCGCGGGAAGCAAATGCCCGTAGTGGCACGTTGCTATCCATTTTCATTGCGATAAGCCTGGTCTTCTTGCTGACCGGTTTCATGTGGCAGAAGAAATACACATCATTCGTACAGCTCTACGTTGACGATAGCAATATCGTTGCCCCTATCATTGGTACCAACAGTACCGTCAACCGCGACAAGGCGAATGTTGCCAAGGAAGAGCTGTTTGCTCTGGATATTCTCGACACGGTGCTGGATACGGTCGGTTTCACCAATGCAAACACAACTCCTGCCGAGCGCGAGGAATATCGAGAAGATCTGACTGATGCGACGAATGTATTCAATCGCAACAATCAGCTGCTGGAAATTGATTACTGGCACGATGATCCGAAAATAGCCTTTCAGACAACCAGTCTGTTCGCAGAATTGTTCCTGCAGAAAACCATGAACTCTTCCACCGAAGAAACAACGGAAGCATTCGAGTTCATTACCAGCCAGGTCGCAACTTACCGAGACAAGCTGGAAGATGCAGAGGGTCGATTGGAGAGCTTTCGTAGTCAGCATCCAGGTATGAGTGCGACGACTGAAGGCAACGTCAACGCTCGTATTGTCGAATTGCAGCGAGATCTGGAACAGACCTCTCTGATTTTTGCCCAGGCAGATCAGCGCAGGCGTACCTTGCAGGCCGAATTGTCGAGTGAATCCTCAACAATTGCCCGGGATTACCAGATAGGTCAGACGCGAGAGCAGATTGGTCGTTTGCAGTCGGAAATCGATGTGTTGAGTCTGTCTTATACGGATGATTATCCGGACATAGTGCGATTACGGCAACAGATCGAAGACGTGAAGGCACAAGCACAGCGACGCAGTGAACAAACCAATTCCCAGAGTGGTGGTCAGTCAGTTTTCAATGTAGGTGGGAATTCCTTCACAGGTTCTTCCAATCTGAGTCCTGTTTATCAGCAACTGCGCAGTGATCTGGCACGTACATCTGCAGAAGCGGATGCGCAGCAATCACGCATGCGTCAGCTTAATGTGCTGCTGACTAAGGAGAAGGAGCGTTCAACACAGAGTTCTCAGGTTGAACGAGAACTTTCGCAGCTGACGCGAGATTATGAAATCAACAAGAAGTTTTATGAGGATCTTTTGAGTCAGCAGGAAAATGCACGTCTGACCATGACTCTGGGTGCCGAGAAGCAAGGCGTGCTGTATCGTATTGCTCAGCCTGCCAACTTTCCGGCTCGTCCTAATGGGTTGCGATTCCTTCATATTGTGGTCGCAGGCATTGCCATGGCCAGCGTTCTTCCATTCCTCTATCTGTTTGTTTTTCTCAAGATGGATCCGCGTATACGAACAGCCTCTGCAGTGACAGATTTGTTGCAGTTGCCGTTGCTGACGACAGTTCCGCATATGCCATCGCCGAACGAAAAGACACCGTTCTTTAGCCGGCCTGCAGTCATCATCAGCACCGTGATATTCGTATGTCTGCTGTATGTCCTCGTATTTGTGATCAAATACACAATGGAAGCATCCTCTGGAGGAGCTCTGTAA
- a CDS encoding CpsD/CapB family tyrosine-protein kinase, with amino-acid sequence MTDRAKIANVRSMLDQQQGKSERRDRKSGRSMVPLSRSAGGSSNQLRAANDSVGLADRARADLANMEEAKLFSDRQLDLLGIIHPRSKNRDMVDAMRQLRTKLYSLKPEANFSVLVTSVLPEGGGSFVSLNLAATIAFDTAKTSMLVEANLQTPILHKLMKLIGREDAHGLLDYLERPELGIEHIVNPSGIPRMRVVPIGNHNEISAEHFTSARYKQLMLDIKERYDNRFVIVDGPSISASADARILSEICDYTVLVIPYGGVTPGTLDSIIDEIDERKLAGIVINNQPD; translated from the coding sequence ATGACGGACCGTGCAAAAATTGCCAATGTCAGGTCGATGTTGGATCAGCAACAAGGCAAGTCGGAACGACGTGACCGCAAGAGCGGCCGTTCAATGGTTCCGCTGAGCCGCTCCGCAGGGGGCAGCAGTAATCAGCTGCGCGCAGCTAACGATTCAGTCGGCCTGGCTGATCGTGCGCGTGCTGATCTGGCCAATATGGAAGAGGCGAAGCTGTTCAGTGATCGTCAGCTGGATCTGCTTGGCATCATCCATCCGCGTTCAAAGAACCGGGACATGGTAGATGCCATGCGCCAGCTGCGAACCAAACTCTACAGCCTGAAGCCGGAAGCCAACTTCAGTGTGTTGGTCACTTCTGTGTTGCCGGAAGGCGGCGGCAGTTTTGTCAGCTTGAATCTTGCGGCCACTATTGCGTTCGACACAGCCAAGACGTCGATGCTGGTTGAGGCGAACCTGCAGACACCTATTCTGCACAAACTGATGAAACTGATCGGACGGGAAGATGCCCATGGTCTCCTTGATTACCTGGAGAGACCCGAGCTGGGTATCGAGCATATTGTCAACCCCAGTGGTATTCCTCGCATGCGAGTCGTGCCGATTGGCAACCATAATGAAATAAGTGCAGAGCATTTTACCAGCGCGCGCTACAAGCAGTTGATGCTGGATATCAAGGAGCGTTACGACAACCGTTTTGTGATAGTTGATGGTCCGTCGATATCGGCATCCGCCGATGCACGCATCTTGTCCGAGATTTGTGACTATACGGTTCTGGTCATTCCATACGGTGGTGTGACACCAGGAACACTGGACTCCATCATTGACGAAATCGATGAACGCAAACTTGCGGGCATAGTCATCAACAACCAACCAGACTGA